The DNA region GGTAGGCAAAAATCATAACAATAATCACCGTCATCACTCCTCTGTACTGCACATGCTGGACAAACGTTATGGGCCTCATGTCAATTAATCCTCTCAACAGCTCTTATTTACATTTGACAGATGCTCAAGGCCCCCAGTTTCAAGCTGCAGAGCTATAATTCTAACTCAGCCTGACTCCAAAGTTCAAGCCCTTTCTACTACCATCACCATACGAGGCTTTAgatcaagcctcagtttcccttttagCCGAATGGGTCTAGACCCTGAACTCCTCTTAATGCCCAGAGTTATTCTCCTAGATTAGGGCTGGCAGATAAAATACGGGATGCCCAGttaattttgaatttcagatacaTGACAAATAATATTTTGGTATAAGCGGGTCCCAAATGTTGCATGGGACATactatactaaaaattattcatggtttacttgaaattcaaatttaactgatcaccctgtattttcatttgctaaatctggcaaccctacctcAGATCTCTGTGAGGCTGGATGGGGCCAGACCTGTGGTTGGTGAAGGGGCAGAGGAAGGGACAGGGAGCAGAGGCAGCCAGTCTCCTGAAGAACAGCTGTCTGGAGGGACCTGATTCCAGAAAGGCAGATATTGGAAAGAGGACTGAGTCTGGAAAAGGCAGCTTGATCTGGGAAGACGCCAAGTCAGGCTCTGGAGGGAAGTAAACAGACAGTCAGGTATATTTAGCTGTTGTGGCCTTGAGCCCTAAGGCCAGGAATGCAGGCTTTTCAGTCTAAATGTagactttaaaaacagaaatggagTCAGTATTTACAGCCCCAAACCCTCCCAGAAGGTCTCCTGGAGCCAGGGTCACACAGGGTTCCTTGGCTGTCAGGGCTCCACTCCTCTGGCCCACTTTGGGCCTGACCCTGGGCCCTGGGGAATGGgccctgggggtggaggtggcaggTCAGGCTCCCACTCTCACTTTCACGCCTGCTTCCTGGCCCTGGAACCAGAGATGTTACTGGACTCCAGCCCAGGCAGGCCCATGGGGCTGTGGAGGGGGAGTAAGCAAGAGGGAGAGTAAGAGCTAACACTTGAGAGGCTTTTTAAATAAGCATTTGGGAGGAGGTGTGCCCTGGAGGAGGCTGCGGTTTGCAGCTCCACCAGCTCTGGTCTTCCGGTCTGGCTGGACCAGGCCTTCCTGGGCTGCTCTCTGGAGTTGCTCCCTCGGCCCTGGACTAGCGGGGAGAAGGAAGGGTGCCCGGAGAGTGGAGGAAGCTCATGGAGCTGGGACCTGAGTTCCCAGGAGTATAGTGGCTGACACAGGTTGAGGAAGAGAGCTTCACTCCTGCTTCCTCCAGGCCAGAGGAGGCCCAGGTTCTTTCGTGATATTTTTCTAAGTCTGTTTCTCCTTGGACTGAGGAAAGATTCTGGCCCCTGCTCAGTGTGAGTCTTGCTGGGGTAGAGAGGGGCCATTGGAGAACTGATTCCTTAGATCAAAGATGGCACTCCAACTTCTTCCCCTCTGATTCGTGGATGGGGAAAGTGAGGCCTGAGTGATGTGGGgtcttggccaaggtcacacggCTCTTAGTGGCAGAAGGGACCAGACAGATCTCTGGTGCCAGCCTCTTTTATGACACTGGATTTCCACAGCTCTCCCTTTCCCAGTCCAGCCTCACCTCACTGTACCCCCACAGGGCCTCAGCCAAGGTCAGGCTTGGTTGTCTTCACCCACCCGGGGTGAGGGGCTTCTCAGAGACCTTGGGCACAGGTAGGGATGGGCCTGGCTTCTAGTTCCCTAGTCGGGCCCttcctgtctttcttttctgcctccctcccttctccctttttctcCACATTTCCTCCTCACTCTcttctgtgtatgtgtgcaccCGTGTGTATCTCTCTCCCGGCCCCCCTCTCgctctctcttcctctggcacCTCTGAGGTCTCCCCTCTAGCCCCTAAATCACTCAGGAATCCCGGCTTTTGGAGCCGGCTCCgggccccttcccccaccccttccaTTCCCAGGCTGGAagaggctgggggctggaggggaAGGGGCGGGCTGGAGGGACCTGGCTCCCTCCCGGAGTTAATTAGGGAAAACAGAGAAACGTCAGTGGCTTgcaagggctgggggaggggccagcctggGGAAGGGTAGAAGGAAGTGGGCAGCTGCTCGCTCCCACTCAGCCCCTCTTCCTGGCCCCAAGAGGACCCTCAGACCCAGGGATCTGGGACTTGAAATGGAGGCTGTAGAAACCTGAGAGCTGGGATGTGGAGGCAGAGGGACCGAGGCTCCTCCGTCTTTCCCTTCCTTGCTGGtatccacccccccacccccacccccgctttATGCCGTTCTTTGGAAATATTTCCTGTCTctccattttctccatttctcaaTCCCTGGTTGATGTCCCAGGATTACTCAGCCTCTCCGGCTTTAGTCACGCTCTCTACCCGCTCCCAGCGCCTGGGGGTGGGCTTAGAGGGGACTGGGAGGGAAGCGCTTCAGCCGGCAGGACTGGGGCGGGGCTGGGCCTTCCCGGGGCTTTAACCCTCTCACCGCCAGAGGATTTCAGGGCCTCCAGCCTCCAGCAGTGAGCCCTTGTGAACTCAGGCAGAATGAGTCAGAACTCCTATTTTTACACTCCTTGGCACAGCCAGGGAGAGTGTAGAGTGGAGGAAATGACACACTGTatgacaataataacaacaacaatacaaatagcagctaacatttattgagaatctaccTATTGCCTGGGCACTGGGTAAAGCCCCTTTTCATTTACTACTCACAAaaaccttatgaggtaggtacttAAGTGCTTTTAACGTTTAAAGTGCATACAAATCACTTGGGGAGCTTATGAAACTGCAGATTCTGAGAGTGTGCATTGCtaacaagcttccaggtgatgctgaacTGGGGCGACAACATGTACTTCTCTGGGCCCATTTCTGCTTCTGTACAGCGGGAAGTTGGGCTGCAGGTGGCTCTGATGTCACCTAACTCTGATACTCCGAGCCTACGTCTACACTGTACCCCAGGATCACCATCATCTCAGCCTCATGGAACATGGCTCATCCTGATCTTCTCTTGCCTCCTTTCCCCCTGAGTAGTGACAATGTCCAAGCTGGTGGTCGTGGTGGTGGCTGGGTTCTGAGTAGGATACACTCAggtctgaatcctggctctggcGACACTGGCTGGtatcacttttcccttctctgaacCTTGGTTCCCTCATCTGTTGAGTGGGCTCAAGACCACACACCTCCTGGGTGGTTGTGTTGAGGTGAAAAGCTCTCATGCCTGTAAAGAGAGAGCTTTAGGCAGTAGGTAGTCATTTGCCGTTATGGAATGAATGCCTGAAAGAGCACCCTCCTAACTGGTAACAGAATGACCGAATGTCTACTAGTGCTGGGCACTGGTTGGAGAAGGATAGGAGGATGTACAAGACACGGTTGGTGCCGTTCAGGAGCCCTGGCCTAGTTTGGAAGCCAGAGGTTCCCTTGAGAAGTCCCTGAAGAAGGGCTAGGGCAAGGATTTGAGAGCCAGTGTCTCAGCCCTGACAAAAATAATAGCTAGCATGTTTTGAGCACTtgccatgtaccaggcactattctaggtgctTTATATACAGTATCTTATTTAACCTTCACCCAAACCAGAAGTGGTAAATactaatattatccccattttacagatcagaaaacCGAGGAGGCATAAGGAGGAGAAGTAGATGTGTGCAGTTAATAAGTAAAAGGGCTAGGAATCAAACCCAGGCTTTCTCGCTCCAGAGCCCCTTAACCTCTATGCTAAATACCTTGTGGATAGAGACTGCCTTGGCGGCCACTGCGTTCCCAGTGCTCAGTGCAGTCAGGGCCAGGGATGCTGTGTAGTGTTCATTAACTGCTTGTGCTATAAGTGAGTAATTGCTGGGGACCCTAAGTTTAGTACCCTGACCTTCCTCTGTCTCTGCAGAAGCGGCTGATGGGACCTCCACCTTGGGAGGCGGTGCTGGCACCATGGGCTTGAGTGCCCGCTACGGGCCCCAGTTCACCCTGCAGCACGTGCCCGACTACCGCCAGAACGTCTACATCCCTGGCAGCAATGCCACACTGACCAACGCAGCTGGCAAGAGGGATGGCAAGGCCCCAGCAGGAGGCAATGGCAACAAGAAGAAGTCaggcaagaaggaaaagaagtaatGTGGAGGCCAGGCCTGGAGCCACAGGGCAATCTCCCTCCCCtaccagcccagcccagcctcccCCTACTTGTACCCAGGCTGCAGAAGTTCAGGGCTCACCCCCAGGATGCTGGTAGGGGCTAAGGCCATGCTCCCCTTGGGAAACAGAAACAAGTGCCCAGTCAGTCACCCCCCTTCTCTGCTCCCAGGGGGTTGAATATGCAAAGGGAGTTCTGCTGGGAACCCCCATCCAATCTCTCTCAATGCTGTGCccggggtaggggtggggtgatGGGATTAGCATAGATGCCAAGAACCATTTATCACACCCCCTTTAGTTACAGCTGAACTCCTCCATCTCCCAGGTATAATCAGGCCCATCCACCCCCTGCCTtcctctcaccccaccccacctgacTCCTTCAATAGCTCCTCTCTTGAGTAAGATGGTTGGGGTGCTGAGGTTAATAGGCGCCAGAGAAAGCTCACTGTTCTAAAGAGTTGGAAGGGCATCATGACCTCTTGGCCTCTCCTTCAATTCTCACACTTCCTCCAAAGCATGGTTTGGTGCCAGTCCCTTCACTTCCTTCTAGAGCCTGAGACCATAATCtagttttgggggacacaatcaCCATCCCCACGGTACTGATGCATGCTGGATTTAAGGAGGGCATTTTGCTACCAAGCCTCTTCCCAATGCCCTGGGGACCagtcttctgttttgtttttcattgtttgaCGTTCCGACTGCATGCTGTGACTTCCCTACCCCCTCCCCAAACAAGAGACTCCATTGCATGTTCCAGAGCAGTATGGGGTGGTAAGAAGAAGGGAAGGACGTGGATGTGGATGGGGGGGAGGGGCGGATGGATAACCCCTCAATTAATAGGTCTTGCAGGTGGCTCTATGTCCCCAGGGCACTGACCAGATCCCCAGATTTCAGCCATAAATCAAGCACCAGGCTGGCCCctcaccccacattcagggttcAGCTCCGGCAGCCAGCTTTAGACTAAACTACCAGGACCAATGGGTTTAAATTGGCATTACAGTCCAAGGAAGCTCTCTGAGGGTGTGGGTGTGAGACTAGGTCCCCTGGAGAGGTCCAAGGGGCCTCTGTGGGTGCTGGGTACTCCAGATGTGTCACTGGTGGAAAGGACCAATGAGGCCCcagcagggagggagggccaGCTAGGCCATTCTTGGTCCCTGGGTCGGGGAGGCAAGGAGCAAGAACAGGGGCCAAGTGGACCAAAAGTCTCAGCCCAGGATCAGGACTTCACGGTACCCCTGCACTCCTCCAGCCTCAGTCCTTCACCTTGCCAGGTGCCATTTCTTCTCTGTGAAGATCATTGCGCAGGCCTCCAGTCCGCCCCACAGTGGCCAGAGCCTGGTTAAAGTCCCCCAGTGCCTCCTAGTGCATAGACCTTCCTCAGTCCACCCCCTTTctgccccccccccgcccccccggTCCCGTTCATCCAGCGGGACTGCGAAAGAACCCCACTCCAACCCCTACCGTAGTGTAGAGCTCCCTCCCTCTTCGGGCTGGTGTAGAATAGCCAATAGTGTAGTGCAGTGTGCTTCTTAACGTGATGGCGAGTGGGCAGCAGGCGGAGGGCTCTGCGCAGCTGTCCGTCCTTGAATCTGCCCGCGGCAGCCCGTGCTGTGTTTTGTGCTGTGTCCACGCGCTGCGGCGACCCCTTCCCCTCTACTGACTCCTATAAGCGCTTCTCTTCGCATAGTCACGTAgctccccattccacccccttcctgtGTCTCACGCAAGTTTTATACTCTAATATTtatatggctttttttctttgaaaaaaaataataaaatggtttcTTCTGAAAGGCTGAACGTTTCTCTGGCATGTGTGGACGAAGCGATGAGCCGAGAGGTGTGAGGGAAGAGGGGGCTCGGGAGGCGATGATTGTGATGGTGTCTTAGTTTTGTCATTGTGTGCTTAGATGTTTCTGAATTGTGCCGTGGTGTGTGTGTTGCTGTATGTTGCCTGTGAGTCTGTGTATGACTGTCAAATGTGGCTGTGTATGCTTGCAACATTGTGTGTAATCGGCTTGCGGGTctgtagggggtggggtgggatctTTGCGGCGTGTCATTGTGTAATTGAGTGTGCAGTTGTATGTTTGCAGCAGTCTCCGTTATGGGTCGAAGCGCCAGTCTCCAGGCAGAggaggcgggggcgggggcgggtaGGCACCGGCAAAGGCAAATAGCGCTGGAGAGGCGGCAGAGGACGTTTGCTTAGTTCCCGCCCTTTCCCTCTTAAAATTCCCTGCCTGGAGCGCCGGTGCGGGCTTCGCGGGAGGACCTTGTACTCTCTCCTTTGCCCGCACTATCCCTGCTGCCTAGTTTGGGAACACGGCGGG from Choloepus didactylus isolate mChoDid1 chromosome 13, mChoDid1.pri, whole genome shotgun sequence includes:
- the LOC119508506 gene encoding protocadherin gamma-B3 isoform X28 — encoded protein: MLCKQAPPNTDWRFSQAQRPGTSGSQNGDETGTWPNNQFDTEMLQAMILASASEAADGTSTLGGGAGTMGLSARYGPQFTLQHVPDYRQNVYIPGSNATLTNAAGKRDGKAPAGGNGNKKKSGKKEKK
- the LOC119508506 gene encoding protocadherin gamma-A4 isoform X29, translated to MQAPPNTDWRFSQAQRPGTSGSQNGDETGTWPNNQFDTEMLQAMILASASEAADGTSTLGGGAGTMGLSARYGPQFTLQHVPDYRQNVYIPGSNATLTNAAGKRDGKAPAGGNGNKKKSGKKEKK